The following coding sequences lie in one Cercospora beticola chromosome 9, complete sequence genomic window:
- the ERG12 gene encoding Mevalonate kinase produces MLLLRHPYGEEKIFALIPHGRPASASSTCAGGDAAEEDDAQYVRARATPAVPIGRLPADDRSLQMCPPESNHFATTDYYDFPNRTTDDLRHAGTSHPVALTVVKRQREKRKQALERYTRLEASIMAPTATHTNGNGVNGHASKTNGHGRQNGHATSQHLTVSRSPHSRESDDEHSRASSPRSTSSRHNMRHSRSPSNPLAPPFIVSAPGKTIVYGEHAVVHGKAAIAASISLRSYLLVTTLSKSQRYVKLQFTDIGLDHTWQISDLPWKEFAPKKKKYYDLVTNLDSELVEIMQPHIQDISPEVEPEKRKIHQAAASAFLYLFLSLGNDKSPGCVYAMRSCIPIGAGLGSSASVSVCIAAALLIQSRALSGPHPDQQSEEAEKQLERINRWAFVGELLIHGNPSGVDNTVSTNGHAVLFQRKDYTKPPSVSVIRDFPELPLLLVDTCQPKSTAAEVAKVGNLKKTHPLVVENILNAIDSITRSVYERLESDDFDSGSKENIQHLGELMNINHGLLTSLGVSHPRLERLRYLVDQAGVGWTKLTGAGGGGCAITLLKPDIAPVGNGRNNGDSQLNGDAKYSKDGEELSGMEQLDRDLKKEGFIKYATTLGGDGVGVLYPAVINDEEIDLELFLTVEGREGVEDLVSEKGEDEVWKYWRP; encoded by the coding sequence atgCTGCTCCTGCGACATCCGtacggcgaggagaagatatTTGCCTTAATTCCCCATGGCAGACCGGCCAGTGCATCGTCGACATGTGCGGGAGGTGacgctgctgaagaagatgatgcacAGTACGTCAGAGCAAGAGCGACCCCTGCCGTGCCGATTGGACGGCTCCCTGCAGATGATCGTTCCTTGCAGATGTGCCCCCCAGAATCGAACCACTTCGCGACGACGGATTACTACGACTTTCCCAATCGGACCACTGACGACCTGCGCCATGCGGGAACAAGTCATCCTGTGGCTTTGACAGTCGTGAAGCGGCAACGAGAAAAACGAAAACAGGCCCTCGAGCGCTATACACGACTGGAAGCCAGCATCATGGCCCCAACAGCAACCCACACCAATGGCAATGGGGTGAATGGTCACGCATCCAAGACCAATGGACACGGGCGACAGAATGGGCACGCAACATCACAACATTTGACAGTCTCGAGGTCACCGCACAGCCGCGAATCGGACGACGAACACTCGCGAGCATCTTCCCCTCGatcgaccagcagcaggcacAACATGCGACACTCACGGAGCCCCTCGAATCCTCTCGCCCCGCCCTTCATCGTGTCTGCACCAGGCAAAACCATTGTCTACGGCGAACATGCAGTCGTACACGGCAAAGCTGCCATCGCTGCCTCCATTTCCCTCCGATCATACCTCCTCGTCACGACACTGTCGAAAAGTCAACGATACGTGAAATTGCAGTTCACAGATATTGGTCTCGACCACACATGGCAGATCTCCGACCTACCTTGGAAAGAATTCGCGCCgaaaaagaagaaatacTATGACTTGGTCACGAATCTTGATTCAGAATTGGTCGAGATCATGCAGCCCCATATACAGGACATTTCGCCAGAAGTGGAaccggagaagaggaagatccaTCAGGCGGCCGCCTCGGCGTTCTTGTATTTGTTCTTGAGTTTGGGTAACGATAAGAGTCCGGGATGTGTATATGCCATGAGGAGTTGCATACCCATCGGTGCAGGGTTGGGCAGTTCGGCGAGCGTGAGTGTgtgcattgctgctgctttgctcATTCAATCGCGAGCGCTGTCAGGTCCACATCCAGACCAACAGAGtgaggaggcggagaagcAGTTGGAGAGGATCAATCGATGGGCTTTCGTTGGGGAGTTGTTGATTCATGGAAACCCATCCGGAGTGGATAACACTGTCAGCACGAACGGGCATGCTGTACTATTTCAACGGAAAGACTACACGAAACCACCTAGTGTTTCTGTCATACGCGATTTCCCAGAATTGCCTCTACTTCTGGTCGACACATGTCAGCCGAAGTCCACTGCAGCGGAGGTCGCAAAGGTGGGCAACTTGAAGAAGACACATCCACTCGTGGTGGAGAATATTCTCAATGCGATTGATTCGATTACGAGAAGCGTTTACGAACGACTGGAGAGCGACGATTTCGATTCGGGCAGCAAGGAGAACATCCAGCACTTGGGCGAACTGATGAACATAAATCATGGACTGCTGACAAGTCTTGGCGTTTCACATCCTCGACTCGAGCGGCTACGCTATCTCGTCGATCAAGCCGGTGTCGGGTGGACGAAATTGACTGgcgctggtggtggaggttgcGCAATTACGCTGCTGAAACCTGATATTGCTCCTGTTGGCAATGGGCGAAACAATGGCGACTCGCAACTAAATGGTGACGCGAAGTATAGCAAAGACGGAGAGGAGTTGAGCGGCATGGAGCAGCTTGATCGAGACCTGAAAAAGGAAGGTTTCATCAAATATGCTACGACGTTGGGTGGCGATGGTGTCGGCGTACTTTACCCAGCCGTCATCAATGATGAGGAAATCGATCTGGAGCTATTCCTGACTGTGGAAGGCCGCGAAGGCGTCGAAGATCTGGTCAGCGAGAaaggcgaagacgaagtttGGAAGTACTGGCGTCCATAA
- a CDS encoding uncharacterized protein (CAZy:CE3) has translation MLIGSGQSTDYIGSLKHGDSLDNDHEGHAGLLIKEIRRAIADDNILLQHPNVILLHVGTNDMNTYFGQAPVDPFEEAPQRLNTLVEAVLCECPDAVLLVAKIIDNTQFPQLVQTYNSGVEIIVAHWQAQGYKVRVADHSAIGGTDLSGDGLHPQNVGYEKMARVWFDTMQDLPSDWIQPLRDASLMSTPECRAKLLS, from the exons ATGCTGATCGGATCTG GTCAATCCACAGACTACATAGGATCGCTGAAACACGGAGACAGTCTCGACAACGATCATGAAGGTCATGCTGGTCTACTAATCAAAGAAATTCGGAGAGCGATCGCAGACGATAACATTCTACTCCAACATCCAAACGTCATCCTACTGCACGTCGGCACAAACGACATGAACACATATTTTGGCCAAGCGCCCGTGGATCCGTTCGAGGAAGCACCACAACGGCTCAACACCTTGGTCGAAGCAGTGTTGTGCGAATGCCCCGACGCAGTCCTGCTCGTTGCCAAAATCATTGACAATACACAATTCCCACAACTGGTGCAGACCTACAACTCTGGCGTCGAAATCATAGTGGCGCATTGGCAAGCGCAGGGCTACAAAGTACGAGTGGCAGATCACTCTGCTATTGGAGG CACCGACCTCTCAGGCGACGGACTCCACCCTCAAAACGTAGGATACGAGAAAATGGCACGCGTTTGGTTCGACACGATGCAAGATCTTCCATCAGACTGGATTCAACCTCTACGAGATGCCAGCCTAATGTCTACGCCCGAGTGTCGAGCAAAATTACTGTCATAA